In one Acipenser ruthenus chromosome 10, fAciRut3.2 maternal haplotype, whole genome shotgun sequence genomic region, the following are encoded:
- the LOC117403073 gene encoding proline-rich protein 2-like — MAEDAIKVRDWMLENAGLEAQSIPVVIQFLQFMDRERWEAYAREQTVSTWEEGVGLVLSYLEAIISGTAAQVAGPPAEEECLLSPSPPAEEECLLVLRPQPEREEPERPQPKREEPERPQPKRKEPERPTPEWKEPEHPTPEWEEPERPTPEWEEPKRPTPEWGEPERPQPKRGESVRPQPKREESVRPQPKREESVRPQPKGRQVGASTALGPKPPAEGKCLLVQPQEPEGEELQAQPPENFLGGEGQKACVPQQPLFMLLKAARRAPAQPPQRREPAPPGAEELPLPPPPPGAEELELPLPPPPPGAEELELPLPPPPPGAEELELPLPPPPQGAEELELPLPPPPPGAEELELPLPPPPPGAEELELPLPPPPPGAEELELPLPPPPPGAEEQELPLLPVPPQGVRWPEPQKGELPATKKGDEVWRPLSPAAVSLQEFLWPEPHRRELPATKKGEVGGTTCPRSFFAAGRDQHAVSRATTGRGADSISSHGPTEASLPSPRLWPGLLGI; from the coding sequence atggcagaagacgccatcaaagtgcgggactggatgctggaaaatgctgggctggaggcccagtctataccagtagtcatccagttcctgcagtttatggatagggaacgatgggaggcttatgcaagggaacagaccgtaagcacctgggaggaaggtgtggggttggtcctcagctacctggaggcaattataagtggaacagcagcccaggtagcaggtccaccagcagaggaagaatgcctgctgtccccgtctccaccagcagaggaagaatgcctcctggttttgcgtccacagcccgagcgggaggagcctgagcgtccacagcccaaacgggaggagcctgagcgtccacagcccaagcggaaggagcctgaacgtcctacgcctgagtggaaggagcccgaacatcctacgcctgagtgggaggagcctgaacgtcctacgcctgagtgggaggagcccaaacgtcctacgcctgagtggggggagcccgaacgtccacagcccaagaggggggagtcggtgcgtccacagcccaaaagggaggagtcggtgcgtccacagcccaaaagggaggagtcggtgcgtccacagcccaaagggaggcaagtcggggcttccacagctctgggacccaagccaccagcagagggaaaatgcctgctggttcagccccaagagccggaaggggaggagttacaggcccaaccccctgaaaattttttggggggagaggggcagaaGGCttgtgtcccccagcagcctctattcatgctgctgaaggcagcacggcgcgcaccagcccagccgccacagcggagggagccagcgccgccaggagcagaggagctgcctctgcctccaccaccaccaggagcagaggagctggagctgcctctgcctccaccaccgccaggagcagaggagctggagctgcctctgcctccaccaccaccaggagcagaggagctggagctgcctctgcctccaccaccacaaggagcagaggagctggagctgcctctgcctccaccaccaccaggagcagaggagctggagctgcctctgcctccaccaccgccaggagcagaggagctggagctgcctctgcctccaccaccaccaggagcagaggagctggagctgcctctgcctccaccaccgcccggagcagaggagcaggagctgcctctgctgcccgtacctccacagggagtacggtggccggagccccagaaaggggagctgccggccacgaagaagggggacgaggtctggagaccactttccccagcagcagtttcgctgcaggagttcttgtggccggagccccacaggagggagctgccggctacgaagaagggggaggtcggggggaccacctgcccccgcagctttttcgctgcaggacgggaccagcatgctgtcagccgtgccactaccggcaggggagctgacagcatttccagccatgggcccactgaagcctcccttcccagcccgagactttggcctggactgctgggtatttaa